A part of Desulfovibrionales bacterium genomic DNA contains:
- a CDS encoding flagellar protein FlgN has protein sequence MATKRNDRNLLLPKGIFELLEKEVGFYQELLRLLDKEHECLHSLSVEELCAVSKAKETEILKIKVVEENLKDITAGLFKNHGYVVEDATITALMEVADKKQAGILKNYLAILTALKGDIRERNGNNKRFIEETLEVIEDSLSILVPPRNAPFYTPQGKNARCSCNANVLSREV, from the coding sequence ATGGCGACCAAAAGGAATGATCGTAACTTGCTTCTTCCCAAAGGAATATTTGAACTCCTGGAAAAAGAGGTGGGTTTTTACCAGGAACTTTTGAGGCTGCTGGACAAAGAGCATGAGTGCCTGCATAGCCTGTCTGTAGAAGAACTCTGCGCGGTAAGCAAGGCCAAGGAAACAGAGATATTGAAGATAAAGGTAGTAGAGGAGAACCTGAAAGATATTACGGCCGGGCTTTTCAAAAATCACGGTTATGTGGTGGAAGACGCCACAATAACCGCACTGATGGAGGTCGCCGATAAAAAGCAGGCCGGGATACTTAAGAATTATCTGGCCATTCTTACTGCCTTGAAGGGAGACATACGGGAGCGGAACGGCAACAACAAACGATTCATCGAGGAAACCCTGGAGGTTATAGAAGATTCCCTGTCCATTCTGGTGCCGCCCCGCAACGCTCCTTTTTATACCCCGCAGGGGAAGAATGCACGTTGTTCGTGTAATGCCAATGTCTTAAGTAGAGAGGTATAA
- a CDS encoding rod-binding protein, producing MADNISIPAESSKIKVIGQSADKRTKDEKLKAACAEFESLFIHQLLKMMRDAVPKTALFHGGPGEDIYTSMFDQEVARKMAEDRGIGLGKQLYEQVSEAIAKTRRNEIPGSIGRGGLKDKETSGVNKDGDQKE from the coding sequence ATGGCAGATAATATCTCCATACCTGCTGAAAGCAGCAAAATCAAGGTGATAGGGCAATCGGCCGATAAGCGTACTAAGGACGAAAAGTTAAAGGCGGCGTGTGCCGAGTTCGAGTCGCTTTTTATCCATCAGTTATTGAAGATGATGCGTGACGCCGTTCCTAAAACAGCCCTTTTTCACGGGGGTCCAGGTGAGGATATTTATACCTCTATGTTTGACCAGGAAGTGGCCAGGAAAATGGCTGAGGATAGGGGGATTGGCCTGGGGAAACAGCTTTATGAACAGGTTTCAGAGGCGATAGCAAAGACCAGGAGAAACGAAATCCCCGGTTCAATCGGACGGGGGGGCCTGAAAGACAAAGAAACGAGTGGGGTAAACAAAGATGGCGACCAAAAGGAATGA